The DNA region GTAGATGATATCTCTGATACAGGTGAAACTTTAAAATATTTTGATGATCAGAAATTTGATATAGCTACTTTATTTATTAGAGAGCATACTAGCAAAATAAGACCAAAATATATATATAGAAGTATAAATCATGATGATTGGCTATTATTTCCTTGGGAGACAAAATCATCTAGTAAATAAAAATTTTATATAATATTAAATTACACTTTTATAAAAATAAAATATATTAAGCATTATTTAAATAATAATGCTTTATTTTTTTATTTTCGTATAATATAAATTTTATATTATAATAAGATAAATATTAATTTTGTTATTCAAATTATAAAATAAAATATTCTTATATTTTTTATTTGAAAAGTTTTTAAATATTATATAAATTAACTGCTTATATAAAATACTATATATCCTACACCACAAATAAAAATTATTAAAAACACAAAAATCAACAACAAATAAACTAATATATTCTATGATGCTAATAAAAAACAAAAATATTTCTAAATACTAAAAACATCATTTTTATAATAAAACATATGTAAAGATAAAATAAATAACTATTTTTTTATTTTCGGCTATTGACATTATTTTTAATTGTATTAATATTAGTTTCCGAATAAAAATGACATGTATGTCGTTTTTATTAACTATATTTAATGAGGTGAACACAAAAAAACCAAAATGCCAAAAGTAGATGAAGAATATTTTGAAAACAAGAGGAAAATAATATTAAATGCAGCTATGAGAGTTTTTCAAAGAAAACCTGCTTATAGCGTTACAATGAAAGATATTGTTAATGAGTCGGGTTTAAGTCAAGGAGGTGTTTACAAGTATTATTCAAATATAGATGAAATTGTTGTGGCTTTACTTAATACTATTACTGTACCTGTAAAACCAAAAGAATTGTTAGATAAATATAGTAATGACCCTGAAAAGGCTATATTTGAATTATTCAATGCTTTTAGAAAGTTTTTCTTCATAACGGCAAAAGAATTTGGAAAAATAATGTTTGAATTGCAGCCTATGTTTTTCAACAATATGGAGAGATTGAAAATATTAAAAGATAATATCAATAAAGACATTATATTAAATTATTGGTTTGGTGAATTATTAATATTTATAGATCAAAAAATAGATGAAAAATATTTTACTCCTGTACTTAATGCACATGACATTTACATGCAGATGATAGTTGCCGTTGGCGGGATTGGTAATGAATTAATATTAAACAAGTATTATAACTTAGACAGAAAGCTTTATTACTATAGGGAGGAAAAAAGAAAGAATAAAAATTTAGAAGTTAATTTAGATGGTTTAATTGATACATTATATAAAACATTGCTACTTTTACTTGGAAGTAAAAATGTATACAAATATGGTTTTAGAACTTAAGTTTTGATTATTTAAAGGAGCATAAATGAGAAAAAACATTATTGTGTTATTATCAATATTTTTTAGTATAAACTTGGTATACGCTCAAACTACTAATACATTAAGTTACGCTCAATATATGGAAAATATTAGAGATTTAATACCTGAACTAAAAATAAATGCCGTAACAGAAACAAATGCTGAAATGAATTTACTTAGTGCAAAATCAAGCGGCGATGTTAACCTATCTGCACAACTTGGAGCAGTTGGTAAATATGGAAGCTTATCATCAGGATATACCGACCCAACTTTAAATCCTTCTATTGGTGCTACAGGCATTCAAGCTGGAATTGGACTTGGAAGTTTAATACCATATACAGGCACAAAATGGTCTGTTAATTTAACACACAACTCTTTTCTCACAGGAGATTTAGTTTCACCTGATGGTACAAAAACAAAGTTTCAAAATTATCAGCCATCATTAACATTAGAAGTAACTCAGCCTCTTTTAAGAAACTTCTTTGGGGCATTAGATAGATACCCAATAAAAGATGCTGAATATGCATTAAATATAGCAAAACTTCAAAGAAAATTAGATGATGCTAGTGTTTTAGTAGCTTATCAAAAATTGTATTATCAATGGATAATGTATGAAAAGCTATTGGAATATTATAGAAACATGTACATTACAGCAAAAAGATTTGAAAACCAAATGAGAGACAGATACAATAATGGACTTATAGATAATGACTCTTATCAAAATGCTAGAACACAAACTTTAGTTTATAGCGACTATTATGCACAAAATAAAATCGCTTTAGACACATTGCTCACAACTATAAGTTTCTTCTTCCCTGTAACTAATCTTAAACCAGACCACACAACTTGGGATTCTTATTTGGATTTGGGAAGCAATATGACTATGGAGGCTGTTGCTTTTGCTGATAGCGTTAATGGACAGATTGCATATCAATCAAAGATTAGAGCAGAATATGCTTTATCTGCAATGAAAAATGGTACATTACCTAATTTAGATATAGTAGGAAGCGTGAGTTTAAATGGAGTAAGCCCTAATACTTCTGGTTATTTTAATTCATTTGGAAGTATGACTAATGTTGACTTTTTTGCAGGAGTACAATTCTCCTACCCTCTTGGTAACAGAGCTAATGAAGCACAATACAAAATGGCTGAAAACTCATTATACGGAATAATAGCTCAATATGATATGCTTGAAAAAGATTATAACACACAGCTTCAAGGATATATTTATAAATTTGAAACATATAAAAATTTAATGAACAGTAAAAGAACACAAATAAGAGCAATAAACTCAAGAATAGCAACTCAGCTTCAAAAACTTGACCAAGGACGTTTAGAAATAGATGATTTACTTACTTCAAGATTAGACTTAGTAGCAACGCAAACAGAACTCTTAAACTTACAATATGAGTTTATTACAACAATATTTGATTATAGAGCATTACTTGCTATGGACTACTAATAAAAGTATTTTAATGAAAAACAATAGAAGTTAATATCAAGGAGAGTGACTAATATATGGAAAGAATTATAGTATTTTTTGCCAAGAAAACTATGCTTGTTAATATAATAGTAATTGCAATATTATCTGTTGGAGGATATTACTACTTCAATTTACAAAAAGAATCCATTCCATCTACAGATTTAGATATGATGTTAGTATCGGTAATATATCCAGGTGCTACTCCGCTTGACGTAGAGCAAAATGCTGTTATACCAATAGAAGAACAGTTACAGGGTATATCTGGTATAGATGAATACAATACAACCATTATTGAAAATGCAGCGATTATTATAGTAAAGCTAGATGAAACTATACCAAACAGACAGCCAATAAAAGATGAAATATTCAGACAAATGCAAAACGTTCCTGACTTATCTACAGATGTAGAAGAAGTTACAACTTATGACTTAAACCCTAATAAGATGTCTATATACACATTAGCTGTACACTTTAAAGAGGGAATGGAAGGCAATGAGAGAGAATTATTTGATGTAAGCCAAAGACTAGAAAATGAGCTTGTAAGACTTGATGGTGTGTCTGAGGTAAGAATAAACGGAAGAACTGACCCTGAAGTTAAAGTATATGTAGACCCTGTAAAAATGCAGGAAAATTATATATCTTTAAGCGATGTAGTTAATGCTCTTAGCATAAGAAACGTAAGAGCTACTGGCGGTGATATGGAATCTGCTGGTAAAGAACAAACTGTTGTTACTTTCGGTGAATTTCAAACTCCAACAGAAGCAAGCAATGTTATAATACGTTCTACATTTAATGGTCAAAGAGTAAGAGTAAATGATATAGCTCGTATAGAAGAAGGCTTCGAAGAAAAAACTACTTTGATGAGAGTAAATAGAGCTTCTGGTTATTCTTTAGATATAGTTAAAAACGAAAATGCTGATATTCTTAAAACTATTGAAACTGTAAACAAATATTTAAAAGAAAATGCTGATTTAATACCAGATAATATTCAAGTATCTGTAATGGGCGATAAATCAAGAACTATAAATTCACTTTTAAGTATTGTAACTTCAAACCTTATTCAAGGATTTATAATCATATTTATAACTTTGATTATATTCTTAGATTTCAAGAGTGCGATGTTTACAAGCTTGGGTATGTTAATAACGATGTTTGCTTGTTTTATATACATGCAAGTAACAGGAATTACATTTAATACTATGTCATTAGCTGCTATTATTACTGTACTTGGTATGATAGTAGATAACTCAATAGTAGTATCAGAAAATATATTTAACTTTAAGCAGGCTGGTTATAAAGGACTTGAAGCTACAAGACTTGCTGTAAGCGATGTTGTAATGCCGATGCTTGCTTCAACACTTACAACTGTTGCAGCATTCTTCCCTATGCTTACAATAAGCGGTATAATGGGTAAAATATTAAATATATTCCCAAAAATAGTAATATTTACTCTTGTTGTTAGTATGCTTCAGGCTACTTTACTCTTACCTAACCAATTACAAGATAAAGAAGATAAATACAAATCATACAAACCTAAAAAGAAAAGATTTAATTTCAAAAACCCTCTCGATTTCGACAAAGATGCTTTATTTGATAAAATGAAAATACCTTTCGGTGCTGCATTAGAAAAACTAATAAAAGTAAGATATATAGTAATAGGTTTCTTTGTAGTTATGTTTATAGCTTCTATATTCTTAGCACAAAACAGCTTCAAAAACTTCGTACTTATTTATGATACTAGTGCTGACACTATAGTAATTAACATAGAAATGCCTACTGGTACTACAAAAGAAGTTACAACAGAAAGCATAGCTAAAATAGAAGATGCTGTATCAAGGGTAGTAAAACCAGAAGAGCTTGTTGCTTTATACTCTCTTGTTGGTAAGCAAGTTGACCAAGAGGTTGTTTCTGAAGAGAAAGGAAGTTTAGCTGGTATTATGGTTTATTTAGTTCCTGCTGCAGAAAGAGATAGAACTGCTGATGAGCTTGTTGCTTTAATAAATCAGGAAATAGATAAGACAGATATAAGACAAACTGTTCCTGTATTTACTATGAATACAAAAGGAAGTGTTGACCCTGGAGACCCTGTAGACATTAGGATAGTAGGTAATGATACTGAGCTTGCTAAAAAGGCTAAAGAAGATATAAAATCATA from Brachyspira pilosicoli P43/6/78 includes:
- a CDS encoding TetR/AcrR family transcriptional regulator, which codes for MPKVDEEYFENKRKIILNAAMRVFQRKPAYSVTMKDIVNESGLSQGGVYKYYSNIDEIVVALLNTITVPVKPKELLDKYSNDPEKAIFELFNAFRKFFFITAKEFGKIMFELQPMFFNNMERLKILKDNINKDIILNYWFGELLIFIDQKIDEKYFTPVLNAHDIYMQMIVAVGGIGNELILNKYYNLDRKLYYYREEKRKNKNLEVNLDGLIDTLYKTLLLLLGSKNVYKYGFRT
- a CDS encoding TolC family protein, producing MRKNIIVLLSIFFSINLVYAQTTNTLSYAQYMENIRDLIPELKINAVTETNAEMNLLSAKSSGDVNLSAQLGAVGKYGSLSSGYTDPTLNPSIGATGIQAGIGLGSLIPYTGTKWSVNLTHNSFLTGDLVSPDGTKTKFQNYQPSLTLEVTQPLLRNFFGALDRYPIKDAEYALNIAKLQRKLDDASVLVAYQKLYYQWIMYEKLLEYYRNMYITAKRFENQMRDRYNNGLIDNDSYQNARTQTLVYSDYYAQNKIALDTLLTTISFFFPVTNLKPDHTTWDSYLDLGSNMTMEAVAFADSVNGQIAYQSKIRAEYALSAMKNGTLPNLDIVGSVSLNGVSPNTSGYFNSFGSMTNVDFFAGVQFSYPLGNRANEAQYKMAENSLYGIIAQYDMLEKDYNTQLQGYIYKFETYKNLMNSKRTQIRAINSRIATQLQKLDQGRLEIDDLLTSRLDLVATQTELLNLQYEFITTIFDYRALLAMDY
- a CDS encoding efflux RND transporter permease subunit, translated to MERIIVFFAKKTMLVNIIVIAILSVGGYYYFNLQKESIPSTDLDMMLVSVIYPGATPLDVEQNAVIPIEEQLQGISGIDEYNTTIIENAAIIIVKLDETIPNRQPIKDEIFRQMQNVPDLSTDVEEVTTYDLNPNKMSIYTLAVHFKEGMEGNERELFDVSQRLENELVRLDGVSEVRINGRTDPEVKVYVDPVKMQENYISLSDVVNALSIRNVRATGGDMESAGKEQTVVTFGEFQTPTEASNVIIRSTFNGQRVRVNDIARIEEGFEEKTTLMRVNRASGYSLDIVKNENADILKTIETVNKYLKENADLIPDNIQVSVMGDKSRTINSLLSIVTSNLIQGFIIIFITLIIFLDFKSAMFTSLGMLITMFACFIYMQVTGITFNTMSLAAIITVLGMIVDNSIVVSENIFNFKQAGYKGLEATRLAVSDVVMPMLASTLTTVAAFFPMLTISGIMGKILNIFPKIVIFTLVVSMLQATLLLPNQLQDKEDKYKSYKPKKKRFNFKNPLDFDKDALFDKMKIPFGAALEKLIKVRYIVIGFFVVMFIASIFLAQNSFKNFVLIYDTSADTIVINIEMPTGTTKEVTTESIAKIEDAVSRVVKPEELVALYSLVGKQVDQEVVSEEKGSLAGIMVYLVPAAERDRTADELVALINQEIDKTDIRQTVPVFTMNTKGSVDPGDPVDIRIVGNDTELAKKAKEDIKSYLATIPGVIDIDDDDKVGKEELRVMFDYDKIAELGVNVAGVANEVRTAYYGTEATYIQELENKLNFRVQFDDKYTYDTKYLENLLIPNSTGRLIYLKNLATIEKADGLATLKHYNGERTITITAGIEYGKNTSQQVMNAVREKYKDFSKNYRGLKLEFGGEAKETVKALKQLAFSFAMAFIFVYIVLLLQLNRFIQPIMIMIIIPFGLIGVLLGFAIHKMPLSFMGVVGIIGLAGVVVNNGIILVDLINKIIDEGVEGGKKGVAKAIVEGAKQRLRPVFLTTVTTVVGLLPTVYGIGGRADIIIPIVMALAYGLLFASLLTLIFLPCMFMVMFDLRLIKIPEPINRNEDMTTIITSTGK